In a genomic window of Thiosocius teredinicola:
- the phnN gene encoding phosphonate metabolism protein/1,5-bisphosphokinase (PRPP-forming) PhnN, with the protein MAPGHTRRLTLRRTDILVGAKLFYIIGASGAGKDSIMRYARDNLPTAASVLFAHRYITRPADAGGENHVALTPDEFARRLQAGCFAMHWRSHGLSYGVGIEIKEWMQRGMHAVVNGSRTYLDKAAALFPNLHPILIRTDPEILRQRLTARGRETRVEVERRLLLASERDALVDHTRLTCIDNNGSLQRAGQQVIRLLSEDEQ; encoded by the coding sequence ATGGCGCCAGGGCACACGCGTCGTCTGACCCTGAGACGCACCGATATTCTGGTGGGCGCGAAACTGTTCTATATCATCGGTGCGTCTGGTGCAGGCAAGGACAGTATCATGCGCTATGCGCGCGACAACCTGCCGACGGCTGCATCCGTGCTGTTCGCCCATCGCTATATCACCCGGCCTGCGGATGCCGGTGGTGAGAACCATGTCGCGCTCACTCCCGACGAATTCGCCCGTCGGCTGCAAGCAGGCTGCTTTGCCATGCACTGGCGCAGCCATGGTCTCTCGTATGGCGTCGGCATCGAGATCAAGGAATGGATGCAGCGCGGCATGCATGCCGTTGTCAATGGCTCTCGCACCTACCTCGACAAGGCGGCAGCACTTTTCCCGAACCTTCATCCAATTTTGATCAGGACCGACCCGGAGATCCTGCGACAACGACTCACCGCACGCGGCCGGGAAACCCGGGTGGAGGTCGAACGACGCCTGCTGTTGGCCAGCGAGCGCGATGCATTGGTCGACCACACGCGCCTGACATGCATCGACAACAACGGCAGCCTGCAGCGGGCGGGCCAGCAAGTGATAAGGCTGCTGTCGGAAGACGAGCAATGA
- a CDS encoding alpha-D-ribose 1-methylphosphonate 5-triphosphate diphosphatase has protein sequence MNSETVLSNAQIVMPDCVIKGTVCLHDGKIKAVDEGHSQLPSVVDLDGDYLIAGLIELHTDNLEKHFSPRPTVSWPAMPAIFAHDAAVASAGITTVFNAVATGDVIQGSSRIQRFRHMTEAVRQAHASDLTRAEHLLHIRCEVTYEPTLENFTSIVDDPLVKLVSVMDHSPGQRQFADINKYREYYQGKYKLSDEEMEAQIQRQTETSLRLGRHHRAAIAEMCRERGLSLASHDDATIEHVEEAVADGMSIAEFPTTVGAANASRHHGLHVLMGAPNVVRGFSHSGNVSARELAQQGLLDTLSSDYVPNSLLHAAFVLAQHIDHIQLPEAVAMVNLNPADAAGLHDRGSIAVDKRADLIRVRCVDDVPVVRQVWRQGTRVV, from the coding sequence ATGAACAGCGAGACAGTTCTCAGCAACGCACAGATCGTGATGCCGGACTGCGTCATCAAAGGTACGGTCTGCCTGCACGACGGCAAAATTAAGGCGGTCGATGAGGGTCACAGTCAGCTGCCCAGCGTTGTTGACCTCGACGGCGACTACCTGATCGCCGGTTTGATCGAACTGCACACCGACAATCTCGAAAAGCACTTCAGCCCGCGTCCGACCGTGAGCTGGCCGGCGATGCCGGCGATCTTTGCCCACGATGCGGCGGTTGCCAGCGCCGGTATCACCACCGTGTTCAATGCCGTGGCGACAGGCGACGTAATCCAGGGTTCATCTCGCATCCAACGCTTCAGGCACATGACCGAGGCCGTTCGCCAGGCACATGCGTCCGATCTCACGCGCGCCGAGCACCTGCTGCATATACGCTGCGAGGTCACCTATGAGCCGACATTGGAAAACTTCACGTCGATCGTCGACGACCCGCTCGTCAAGCTGGTATCGGTCATGGACCACTCGCCCGGCCAGCGGCAGTTCGCCGACATCAACAAGTACCGCGAGTACTACCAGGGCAAGTACAAGCTGAGCGATGAGGAGATGGAGGCGCAGATCCAGCGTCAGACCGAGACCAGCCTGCGTCTCGGCCGCCATCATCGCGCGGCCATTGCAGAGATGTGCCGCGAACGCGGCCTGTCTCTGGCCAGTCACGACGATGCGACGATCGAGCATGTCGAAGAAGCGGTTGCCGACGGCATGAGTATCGCCGAGTTCCCGACAACCGTGGGCGCAGCCAACGCGTCACGCCACCACGGCCTGCACGTGTTGATGGGCGCACCGAATGTCGTGCGCGGCTTTTCGCACTCGGGCAATGTATCGGCACGTGAACTCGCGCAACAGGGTCTGCTGGATACCCTGTCGTCAGACTACGTACCGAACAGCCTGCTGCACGCCGCGTTCGTCCTTGCACAGCACATCGATCACATCCAACTGCCGGAAGCCGTGGCCATGGTCAATCTGAACCCCGCGGACGCCGCCGGCCTGCACGACCGCGGCAGCATCGCCGTGGACAAGCGGGCAGACCTGATACGTGTGCGTTGCGTGGATGATGTGCCGGTAGTGAGACAGGTATGGCGCCAGGGCACACGCGTCGTCTGA
- the phnL gene encoding phosphonate C-P lyase system protein PhnL — MRSPMDSMMLEARDLHKHFTLHNQGGIRLDVLDDVSFSIERGQCIVLHGQSGTGKSTLLRSLYANYLPQSGQVLVRHDEAWVDMVTAASHQILDIRRRTLGYVSQFLRVIPRVSTLDIVAEPLRRQGVPANEAREQAETYLDRLNIPRRLWSLAPSTFSGGEQQRVNIAHCFVADYPILLLDEPTASLDAANRQVVIDLMHAAMQRGAALIGIFHDAEVRENVGTHRLDMGTGELRSMAA, encoded by the coding sequence ATGAGGTCGCCGATGGACTCGATGATGCTCGAAGCACGAGACCTGCACAAACACTTCACCCTGCACAACCAGGGCGGCATCCGTCTCGATGTGCTTGACGACGTGTCGTTCAGCATCGAACGCGGTCAATGCATCGTGCTGCACGGTCAATCCGGCACCGGCAAGAGCACCCTGCTGCGTTCGCTATACGCCAACTATCTCCCGCAATCGGGTCAGGTGTTGGTGCGTCACGATGAGGCATGGGTCGACATGGTGACGGCTGCGTCGCACCAGATACTCGACATCCGGCGGCGAACCCTGGGTTATGTCAGTCAGTTCCTGCGGGTCATCCCCCGAGTCAGCACCCTGGATATCGTCGCCGAGCCACTGCGCCGCCAAGGCGTACCGGCCAATGAAGCCCGGGAACAGGCAGAGACCTATCTCGACCGACTCAACATCCCGCGGCGTCTGTGGTCGCTTGCACCAAGCACCTTTTCCGGCGGCGAACAACAGCGCGTCAACATCGCGCATTGTTTCGTCGCCGATTATCCGATCCTGCTGCTCGATGAACCGACTGCGTCGCTCGACGCCGCCAACCGCCAGGTCGTGATCGACCTGATGCACGCTGCGATGCAACGCGGCGCAGCCCTGATCGGTATTTTCCACGACGCCGAAGTGCGCGAAAACGTCGGTACGCACCGACTGGATATGGGTACCGGCGAACTACGGAGTATGGCCGCATGA
- the phnK gene encoding phosphonate C-P lyase system protein PhnK yields MNSNTREPLLRVTRLSKYYGEQLGCRDVSFELHPGEVLGIVGESGSGKSTLLNCLSAQLSPSSGSVEYATRHDGMQSLFAMSEAQRRMLMRTDWGIVHQNPRDGLRMGVSAGANVGERLMAVGARHYGGIRNEAQRWLGRVEIDAARIDDLPKNFSGGMQQRVQIARNLVTTPRLVFMDEPTGGLDVSVQARLLDLLRNLVTDLQLSAVIVTHDLAVTRLLAHRLMVMRRGEVVETGLTDQVLDDPQHAYTQLLVSSVLQP; encoded by the coding sequence ATGAACAGCAACACCCGCGAGCCGTTACTCCGCGTCACACGGCTGAGCAAATACTACGGCGAACAACTGGGATGTCGCGATGTCAGCTTCGAACTGCATCCGGGCGAGGTCCTGGGAATCGTCGGCGAATCGGGCTCCGGCAAAAGCACGCTGCTCAACTGCCTGTCGGCCCAGCTCTCACCAAGTAGCGGCAGTGTCGAATACGCCACGCGCCACGATGGTATGCAGAGCCTGTTTGCTATGTCCGAGGCGCAGCGACGCATGCTGATGCGCACCGACTGGGGCATCGTGCACCAAAACCCGCGCGATGGGCTACGCATGGGGGTCAGCGCCGGCGCCAATGTCGGCGAACGTTTGATGGCTGTCGGCGCCCGGCACTACGGCGGGATTCGCAACGAAGCACAGCGCTGGCTCGGACGTGTCGAGATCGACGCCGCCCGCATCGACGATCTGCCGAAGAACTTCTCCGGCGGCATGCAACAGCGGGTACAGATCGCGCGCAACCTGGTCACCACCCCGCGGCTGGTGTTCATGGACGAGCCGACCGGGGGCCTGGACGTTTCGGTGCAAGCGCGCCTGCTCGACCTGTTGCGCAACCTGGTCACCGATCTGCAACTGTCCGCCGTTATCGTCACCCACGATCTGGCCGTAACCCGCCTGCTGGCACATCGCCTGATGGTCATGCGCCGTGGCGAAGTCGTGGAAACGGGACTGACCGACCAGGTACTGGACGATCCGCAACATGCTTATACGCAGTTGCTGGTCTCATCGGTACTGCAACCATGA
- a CDS encoding alpha-D-ribose 1-methylphosphonate 5-phosphate C-P-lyase PhnJ produces MNGTAASAPMDGYNFAYLDEQTKRMIRRAILKAVAVPGYQVPFGSREMPLPYGWGTGGIQVTASVIGADDTLKVIDQGADDTTNAVSIRRFFARTAGIATTEQTSAASVIQTRHRIPEVPLRDGQILVYQVPIPEPLRWIEPRESETRKMHALQEYGVMHVKLYEDITQFGRIATGYDYPVQVNGRYIMSPSPIPKFDNPKMHMNPALQLFGAGREKRIYAIPPFTEVRSLDFEDHPFEVQSWQQHCALCGSDHSYLDEVITDDRGGRMFVCSDTQYCAQRRDQGFSGDDITPAAYPHPESER; encoded by the coding sequence ATGAACGGCACCGCCGCAAGCGCACCGATGGACGGCTACAACTTCGCCTACCTCGACGAGCAGACGAAGCGCATGATCCGCCGCGCGATCCTCAAGGCCGTCGCCGTGCCGGGTTATCAGGTGCCGTTCGGCAGCCGCGAGATGCCTCTGCCCTACGGATGGGGAACCGGCGGCATTCAGGTAACCGCGAGCGTGATCGGCGCCGACGACACCCTGAAGGTCATCGACCAGGGCGCAGACGATACGACCAATGCGGTCAGCATTCGTCGCTTCTTCGCGCGTACCGCCGGCATTGCAACCACCGAGCAGACCTCAGCGGCCAGCGTGATCCAGACGCGCCACCGGATACCCGAGGTGCCGCTGCGGGATGGCCAGATCCTCGTCTACCAGGTACCGATCCCAGAGCCGCTACGCTGGATCGAGCCGCGTGAAAGTGAAACGCGCAAGATGCACGCCTTGCAGGAGTACGGCGTGATGCACGTGAAGCTCTACGAAGACATCACCCAGTTCGGTCGCATCGCCACCGGCTACGACTACCCGGTGCAGGTCAACGGCCGCTACATCATGTCGCCGTCGCCGATTCCGAAGTTCGACAACCCCAAGATGCACATGAACCCGGCACTGCAACTGTTCGGCGCCGGTCGTGAGAAACGCATCTACGCCATTCCGCCGTTTACCGAGGTCAGAAGCCTCGATTTCGAAGACCATCCCTTCGAGGTGCAGTCATGGCAGCAGCATTGCGCCCTGTGCGGCTCCGACCATAGCTACCTCGACGAGGTCATCACCGACGACCGTGGTGGTCGCATGTTCGTCTGTTCCGATACCCAGTACTGCGCACAACGCCGCGATCAGGGATTCAGCGGTGACGACATCACGCCGGCGGCATACCCACACCCGGAATCCGAACGATGA
- a CDS encoding carbon-phosphorus lyase complex subunit PhnI produces the protein MYVAVKGGEKAIDNAHRLLASDRRGDRAIDEIGVDQIREQLSLAVDRVMIEGSVYDRDLAALALKQARGDVIEAIFLLRAYRTTLPRLAVSEPIDTDAMHVERRISATYKDIPGGQILGPTFDYTHRLLDFALAAEGDTAADSDATKSESSHPASKVDATQQAMPRVTDVLNDEDLIETEANANADEPVGDLTREPLTFPAERDIRLQNLARADEGFLLAMGYSTQRGYGRNHPFAGEIRMGEVSVEIVPEELGFAIDVGDIVITECEMINQFKGNAEQKARFTRGYGLTFGYGERKAMAMALVDRALRSRELGEDTSAPAQDEEFVLYHSDNVEASGFVQHLKLPHYVDFQGELDLVRRLRAADEHDDATQRKAGGAA, from the coding sequence ATGTACGTAGCCGTAAAGGGTGGTGAAAAGGCCATCGACAATGCGCACCGGCTGCTGGCCAGCGATCGCCGCGGCGACCGCGCGATCGACGAGATCGGCGTCGATCAGATCCGCGAACAGCTCAGCCTGGCGGTCGACCGCGTGATGATTGAAGGCTCGGTATACGACCGCGACCTGGCGGCGCTCGCGCTCAAACAGGCGCGCGGCGACGTCATCGAGGCAATCTTTCTGCTGCGCGCCTATCGCACCACCCTGCCCCGCCTCGCGGTCAGCGAACCGATCGACACCGACGCGATGCATGTCGAACGTCGCATCTCGGCGACCTACAAAGACATCCCCGGCGGGCAGATCCTCGGGCCGACATTCGACTATACCCACCGACTGCTCGATTTCGCGTTGGCCGCCGAAGGCGACACCGCGGCTGATAGCGACGCCACCAAGTCGGAGTCTTCTCATCCGGCGTCAAAGGTCGACGCGACGCAGCAGGCGATGCCGCGGGTCACCGACGTGCTGAACGACGAAGACCTGATCGAGACCGAAGCAAACGCCAACGCAGATGAACCGGTCGGCGACCTGACGCGGGAACCGCTGACGTTCCCCGCCGAGCGCGACATCCGACTGCAGAATCTCGCCCGTGCCGACGAAGGCTTTCTGCTGGCGATGGGCTACTCGACGCAGCGTGGTTACGGGCGCAACCATCCCTTTGCCGGTGAGATCCGCATGGGCGAAGTCAGCGTCGAAATCGTGCCCGAGGAGCTCGGCTTCGCGATCGACGTCGGCGACATCGTCATCACCGAATGCGAAATGATCAACCAGTTCAAAGGCAACGCCGAACAAAAGGCGCGCTTCACGCGTGGCTATGGACTCACATTCGGCTACGGTGAACGCAAGGCGATGGCCATGGCCCTGGTCGACCGTGCGCTGCGTTCACGCGAGCTGGGCGAAGACACATCGGCGCCCGCGCAAGACGAAGAGTTCGTGCTCTACCACAGCGACAACGTCGAGGCATCAGGGTTCGTGCAGCACCTGAAGCTACCCCACTACGTCGACTTTCAGGGCGAACTCGATCTGGTACGTCGCCTGCGTGCAGCCGATGAACATGACGACGCCACCCAGCGTAAGGCCGGAGGTGCCGCATGA
- the phnH gene encoding phosphonate C-P lyase system protein PhnH — protein MPQASDVLATGFDNPVHQSQQVFRHVLQAMSRPGLVVTLPDSRIAPNNGLSAAATQIALALLDFETPVWLDSAASESREFLAFHCGCPIADAAERAQYLLFGEAQAFDRTAQIHIGTDEHPEQAATVIIDVTGIANDGGQRLIGPGIDGVIELEVAGAPAGLWQRVADNATLFPRGVDFILTSGNRLAALPRSTRLEA, from the coding sequence ATGCCTCAAGCAAGCGACGTGCTCGCTACCGGGTTCGACAACCCGGTGCACCAGTCACAGCAAGTTTTTCGCCATGTGTTGCAGGCGATGTCGCGCCCCGGCCTCGTTGTCACGCTGCCGGACTCGCGCATAGCACCGAACAACGGCCTGTCTGCCGCCGCGACACAGATCGCGCTCGCATTGCTCGACTTTGAAACACCCGTCTGGCTGGATAGTGCAGCCTCAGAATCGCGCGAATTTCTGGCTTTTCATTGCGGCTGCCCGATTGCGGATGCAGCGGAGCGTGCGCAATACCTGTTGTTCGGCGAGGCACAGGCATTCGATCGCACTGCGCAGATTCATATCGGCACGGACGAACATCCGGAACAGGCAGCGACCGTCATCATTGATGTTACCGGCATCGCCAACGATGGCGGTCAGCGATTGATCGGCCCCGGTATCGACGGAGTCATCGAGCTTGAAGTTGCCGGCGCGCCGGCCGGTCTCTGGCAACGGGTGGCCGACAACGCAACGCTTTTTCCACGCGGTGTCGATTTCATTTTGACCAGCGGTAATCGCCTGGCTGCATTACCGCGCAGCACGCGATTGGAGGCCTGA
- the phnG gene encoding phosphonate C-P lyase system protein PhnG, with the protein MSETSTQQTQRRAWMATLARSSLAQLQSLIDDAPQKPSYSLPRPPESGLCQVRGRMGGNGRAFNLGEMTMTRCVIQLADKTTGVAYICGRDKRRAELAAVADALLLNGSLPAATVAPLQQAIEQARRSRSGEVAKTKVDFFTLVRGDD; encoded by the coding sequence ATGAGTGAAACCTCAACACAACAAACGCAGCGACGCGCCTGGATGGCGACCCTCGCGCGCAGTTCGCTGGCGCAGTTGCAGTCGTTGATTGACGACGCACCGCAAAAGCCGAGTTACAGCCTGCCACGTCCCCCGGAGTCGGGGCTGTGCCAAGTGCGCGGTCGCATGGGCGGCAACGGCCGGGCGTTCAACCTGGGTGAGATGACGATGACCCGCTGTGTCATACAACTCGCCGACAAGACAACCGGCGTCGCCTATATCTGCGGGCGTGACAAGCGGCGCGCCGAACTGGCTGCCGTAGCCGACGCCTTGTTGCTCAACGGCAGCCTGCCGGCGGCGACCGTCGCGCCGTTGCAGCAGGCCATCGAACAGGCTCGGCGGTCACGTTCCGGCGAGGTCGCAAAAACCAAGGTGGACTTCTTCACGCTGGTACGGGGGGACGACTGA
- the phnF gene encoding phosphonate metabolism transcriptional regulator PhnF: MVVSDNAASLPVWRQIQNRLKAAILDGTYAAGERIPTEHALASELGVNRHTVRRAISGLTEQGLLRVEQGRGMFVQENVLFYPIGKRTRFTETVERQNRSRGRRIIAADTAKADAKVAQALGMLRGRAVIHLRSIAEVDGRPVSVSDDFFNRARFPDMAGHALDTLSITESLRLCGVDDYFRKVTHVTTRMPKRDEAEQLRQPLNRPVLVTENIDVDVDDKPVAFGSTIWSGDRVQLVFES; encoded by the coding sequence ATGGTTGTGTCAGATAACGCTGCTTCACTGCCTGTATGGCGCCAGATTCAAAACCGTCTGAAGGCCGCCATCCTGGACGGCACCTATGCGGCCGGTGAACGCATTCCGACCGAACATGCGCTGGCGAGCGAACTGGGTGTCAACCGCCATACCGTGCGGCGTGCCATTTCCGGCTTGACCGAGCAGGGCCTGTTGCGGGTCGAGCAGGGGCGCGGCATGTTCGTGCAGGAGAACGTGCTGTTCTATCCGATCGGAAAACGCACGCGCTTCACCGAAACGGTCGAGCGGCAGAACCGGTCGCGCGGCCGTCGCATCATCGCTGCCGACACCGCCAAGGCGGATGCCAAGGTGGCGCAGGCGCTCGGCATGCTGCGCGGGCGGGCGGTCATCCACCTGCGCTCGATCGCCGAGGTCGATGGGCGCCCGGTCAGCGTGTCGGACGATTTTTTCAATCGCGCGCGTTTTCCCGATATGGCGGGACATGCGCTCGACACCCTGTCGATCACGGAATCGTTGCGCCTGTGCGGCGTCGATGACTATTTCCGCAAGGTCACGCATGTAACGACGCGTATGCCGAAACGCGATGAAGCAGAGCAACTGCGCCAGCCGCTGAACCGCCCGGTGCTGGTCACCGAAAACATTGACGTGGACGTTGATGACAAACCGGTTGCCTTTGGCTCGACAATCTGGAGCGGCGACCGCGTGCAACTGGTCTTTGAAAGCTGA
- a CDS encoding alpha-D-ribose 1-methylphosphonate 5-triphosphate diphosphatase produces MDFTIINGRVLTGEGHIASVPLQLRDGVIAGSADNGPASAGQTIDAQGALILPGIIDLHGDAFERQILPRPGVHFPVDLALRETDRQLLANGITTAFHGITYSWEPGLRGRETALSLIDAIEQQRPNLGCDTRVHLRWETFNLAGERDVSDLLHDGRVDLLAFNDHAAHIGQHIAADNRRKINEYANRTGLTHDAFIGVFNDVISRAADVPPAIARLAQAARDAGIPCASHDDETIEMRSWFHELGVRLCEFPVSTEVARSAKDQGDFVILGAPNVVRDGSHCDRLCATGAVRDGVCDILTSDYYYPSLLVALFKLVERTDKTLAELWPLVSSWPAAATGMTDRGSLREGMRADVLIVDDREPGLPEVITTFVAGQPVYTSRQRVAA; encoded by the coding sequence ATGGATTTCACGATCATCAACGGTCGGGTGCTGACGGGCGAAGGCCACATCGCGTCGGTCCCGTTGCAACTCCGCGACGGCGTGATTGCCGGCTCCGCTGATAATGGTCCGGCATCGGCCGGGCAAACCATCGACGCGCAGGGCGCGTTGATTCTGCCAGGCATCATCGACCTGCACGGCGATGCCTTCGAGCGCCAGATTCTGCCGCGCCCCGGGGTTCATTTCCCGGTCGATCTGGCGCTGCGTGAAACCGATCGGCAGTTGCTCGCCAACGGCATCACCACCGCGTTCCACGGCATTACCTACTCATGGGAACCCGGGCTGCGAGGACGCGAAACCGCACTCTCTCTGATCGATGCCATAGAACAACAAAGGCCCAACCTCGGCTGCGACACGCGCGTGCACCTGCGCTGGGAGACCTTTAACCTGGCGGGCGAGCGAGACGTTTCCGACCTGCTGCACGACGGACGTGTCGATCTGCTGGCTTTCAACGACCATGCCGCCCACATCGGTCAGCACATCGCGGCCGACAACCGCCGCAAGATCAATGAATACGCCAATCGGACAGGTTTGACTCACGACGCGTTCATCGGGGTTTTCAACGACGTGATTTCGCGCGCCGCCGATGTGCCGCCCGCGATCGCCCGACTGGCTCAAGCGGCACGCGATGCGGGCATCCCGTGTGCGTCGCATGACGATGAAACCATCGAGATGCGCTCATGGTTCCATGAACTGGGCGTGCGCCTGTGCGAGTTTCCCGTGAGCACCGAGGTTGCCAGATCCGCCAAAGACCAGGGCGACTTCGTGATCCTCGGCGCACCCAACGTCGTACGGGACGGTAGCCATTGCGACCGCCTGTGTGCAACCGGCGCGGTACGCGATGGCGTTTGTGACATCCTGACGTCGGACTATTACTACCCATCGCTGCTGGTCGCGCTGTTCAAACTGGTTGAACGGACCGACAAGACGCTAGCGGAGCTGTGGCCCCTGGTATCCAGCTGGCCGGCGGCCGCAACCGGGATGACGGATCGCGGGTCGCTACGAGAAGGCATGCGTGCCGACGTGCTGATCGTCGATGACCGTGAGCCCGGCCTGCCCGAGGTCATCACAACCTTCGTCGCCGGCCAACCGGTCTACACATCGCGTCAACGTGTTGCTGCGTGA
- the phnE gene encoding phosphonate ABC transporter, permease protein PhnE: MNHTATATGKLELPKRDLKKSLAYYVGWAAALAVLVWSWEGAEMAPGVLFSEAGNMSSFLQGFFPPDFTNWTDYVEEMMVTIQIAVWGTVLAVVLSIPFGVLSAENIVPWWIYQPVRRLMDAARAINEMVFAMMFVVAVGLGPFAGVLALFVHTTGILAKLFSEAVEAIDPRPVEGIRATGASRLQEVIFGVIPQVLPLWISYSLYRFESNVRSATVLGIVGAGGIGQPLYEMIRGFYYAETAAIMVIIVVSVSLLDILSQRLRKLVI; the protein is encoded by the coding sequence ATGAATCACACCGCTACCGCCACCGGCAAACTGGAACTCCCAAAGCGGGATCTGAAGAAATCGCTCGCCTACTACGTCGGCTGGGCCGCTGCACTCGCCGTGTTGGTGTGGTCCTGGGAGGGCGCCGAAATGGCGCCGGGCGTGCTGTTCAGCGAAGCGGGCAACATGAGTTCGTTCCTGCAGGGCTTTTTCCCGCCCGACTTCACGAACTGGACCGACTACGTCGAAGAAATGATGGTCACCATTCAGATCGCCGTATGGGGCACGGTACTCGCTGTCGTATTGTCTATCCCCTTCGGCGTGTTGTCGGCAGAGAACATCGTGCCGTGGTGGATCTACCAACCCGTCCGCCGACTGATGGACGCCGCGCGCGCCATCAACGAGATGGTATTTGCGATGATGTTCGTCGTAGCGGTCGGTCTCGGCCCCTTTGCCGGCGTGCTCGCACTGTTCGTGCATACGACCGGCATACTCGCCAAGCTGTTTTCCGAAGCGGTCGAGGCGATCGACCCCCGTCCGGTTGAAGGTATCCGCGCCACCGGCGCGAGCCGACTGCAGGAAGTCATCTTTGGCGTCATCCCACAGGTATTGCCGCTGTGGATTTCGTATTCGCTGTACCGCTTCGAATCCAACGTGCGCTCGGCGACGGTGCTTGGCATCGTCGGCGCCGGCGGCATAGGCCAGCCACTGTACGAGATGATTCGTGGTTTCTACTATGCAGAAACTGCGGCGATCATGGTCATCATCGTGGTCAGCGTCAGCCTGCTCGACATCCTTTCGCAGCGCCTGCGCAAACTGGTTATCTGA
- the phnD gene encoding phosphonate ABC transporter substrate-binding protein, producing MMKTLLKGALSALLLTGAAVAEQNFKALEGDPEVINFGIISTESTIHLKQSWEPFLKDMEDAIGIKVKPFFASDYAGIIEGMRFGKVHVAWYGNKSAIEAVDRAGAEVFVQEIKADGTQGYYSHIITNVANKDINSLDDLLKCDGSKNFGIGDPNSTSGFLVPTYYVFAQNNVDPKKCFKTVRNANHETNLLAVANKQVDAASNNSEQVARSKVTAPDAAEKIKIVWTSPLIPADPITYRKDLSKPLKAKIKSFFLGYGRLGDKAAAQQQRLADLGTGGGGYTDSNNAQLYPVRQLALFKDKLKIEGNDNMSAEQKKAKIAEIDAKLAELEVLISSSMGVAAN from the coding sequence ATGATGAAGACCCTGCTGAAAGGCGCGTTGTCCGCGCTGCTGCTGACCGGCGCAGCCGTCGCCGAACAAAACTTCAAGGCGCTCGAAGGCGATCCCGAAGTCATCAACTTCGGAATCATCTCGACCGAGTCGACCATCCACCTGAAACAGTCCTGGGAGCCCTTTCTCAAGGACATGGAAGACGCGATCGGCATCAAAGTAAAACCGTTCTTCGCTTCGGACTATGCCGGCATCATCGAAGGTATGCGTTTCGGCAAGGTTCACGTCGCCTGGTACGGCAATAAATCGGCTATCGAGGCCGTCGATCGTGCTGGTGCCGAGGTATTCGTTCAAGAGATCAAGGCCGACGGAACCCAGGGCTACTACTCGCACATCATCACCAACGTCGCCAACAAGGACATCAACTCGCTCGACGATCTGCTCAAGTGCGACGGCAGCAAGAACTTCGGCATCGGCGACCCGAACTCCACGTCGGGATTCCTGGTACCGACCTACTACGTGTTCGCACAGAACAACGTCGATCCGAAAAAATGTTTCAAAACCGTCCGCAACGCCAACCATGAGACCAACCTGCTGGCGGTCGCCAACAAGCAAGTGGACGCCGCGTCGAACAACTCGGAGCAGGTAGCACGCTCCAAGGTCACTGCCCCGGATGCCGCCGAGAAGATCAAGATCGTCTGGACCTCACCGCTGATCCCGGCAGATCCGATCACTTATCGCAAGGACCTGAGCAAGCCGCTCAAGGCCAAGATCAAATCGTTCTTCCTCGGTTACGGCCGTCTCGGTGACAAGGCCGCGGCACAGCAGCAGCGTCTTGCCGACCTGGGTACCGGTGGCGGCGGTTACACCGACTCCAACAACGCCCAGTTGTACCCGGTGCGTCAGCTCGCCCTGTTCAAGGACAAGCTCAAGATCGAAGGCAACGACAACATGAGCGCTGAGCAGAAAAAGGCAAAGATCGCCGAGATCGACGCCAAGCTCGCCGAGCTCGAAGTGTTGATCAGCAGCTCGATGGGCGTCGCCGCCAACTAA